In Synechocystis sp. PCC 6714, the following are encoded in one genomic region:
- a CDS encoding DUF488 domain-containing protein: MKPLDGHGITALADVRSSSYSPYLPHFNKQALQAYLPMAEIRYVFLGAELGARPDNPDCYVDGKAPYEKIATTDAFQRGIERLLKIENVLNSPLFVITRSFDLQSCDHHCVDNVFH; the protein is encoded by the coding sequence ATGAAACCTTTGGATGGTCATGGTATTACAGCCCTGGCAGACGTACGCTCGTCCTCCTATAGTCCCTACTTGCCCCATTTTAATAAGCAAGCATTGCAGGCCTATTTACCGATGGCGGAAATTCGCTATGTTTTCCTGGGGGCAGAGTTGGGGGCCCGGCCTGATAATCCAGATTGCTATGTTGACGGCAAGGCGCCCTACGAAAAAATTGCCACCACCGACGCTTTTCAGCGGGGAATAGAGAGATTACTGAAGATTGAAAATGTCCTAAACAGCCCACTTTTTGTCATAACACGGTCATTTGACCTGCAGAGCTGTGATCACCACTGTGTTGATAATGTCTTCCACTAA
- a CDS encoding BMC domain-containing protein, with protein MPNFPTMTSVPIARSPRTSYQPINQHQPSDSALGLVSTRSFPAIVGTADMMLKSSQVTLVGYEKIGSGYCTAVVRGKVADVRLAVEEGARTAEQFGQLVSKLVIPRPMPNLQAVFPIGSHLVEIAQQQRGYSRLSNRSIGLLETRGFPAMVGAADAMLKSADVQLASYEIIGDGLCTAIVRGTVANVAMAIEVGMQEAERIGELHAVMIIPRLLEDLEHTLPVATYWLDENEPLPMLLPNQVREKQRQLVALPELEKAVVPQRQVEPLPLQQKIEAPLVLEKETEEPIVEVLDPEID; from the coding sequence GTGCCGAATTTCCCAACAATGACTAGTGTCCCCATTGCCCGTTCCCCCCGCACCAGCTATCAACCAATAAATCAGCACCAGCCCAGTGATAGTGCTTTGGGATTGGTTTCCACCAGAAGCTTTCCGGCGATCGTGGGGACAGCGGATATGATGCTGAAATCTTCCCAAGTGACCCTGGTGGGCTACGAAAAAATTGGCAGTGGTTACTGCACAGCGGTGGTACGAGGAAAGGTCGCCGATGTGCGTCTAGCAGTGGAAGAGGGGGCCAGAACGGCGGAACAGTTTGGACAGTTGGTGTCAAAATTGGTTATTCCCCGGCCCATGCCTAACCTCCAGGCGGTGTTTCCCATTGGTAGTCATCTGGTGGAAATCGCTCAACAACAGCGGGGTTACAGTCGTTTGAGCAACCGTTCCATTGGCCTGCTGGAAACTAGGGGTTTTCCTGCTATGGTGGGGGCCGCCGATGCAATGCTGAAATCCGCCGATGTGCAATTAGCTTCCTACGAAATCATTGGAGACGGCCTTTGCACTGCCATTGTCCGGGGAACCGTGGCTAATGTAGCCATGGCGATCGAGGTCGGTATGCAGGAAGCCGAAAGGATCGGCGAGCTCCATGCGGTGATGATTATTCCCCGACTGCTGGAGGACTTAGAACATACCCTGCCGGTAGCTACCTATTGGTTGGACGAGAATGAACCTCTGCCCATGCTTCTGCCCAATCAGGTTCGGGAAAAACAACGGCAATTGGTGGCCCTGCCGGAATTAGAAAAGGCTGTAGTGCCTCAACGTCAGGTGGAACCCTTGCCTTTACAACAAAAAATAGAAGCCCCTTTGGTTCTAGAAAAAGAGACAGAAGAACCCATAGTGGAAGTGTTAGATCCGGAAATTGATTAG
- the cysE gene encoding serine O-acetyltransferase, with amino-acid sequence MLNSLIADFRIIFERDPAARNWLEVLFCYPGLQALLIHRFSHRLYTLGLPFFPRLMSHIARFLTGIEIHPGAQIGQGVFIDHGMGVVIGETAIVGDYSLIYQGVTLGGTGKESGKRHPTLGENVVVGAGAKVLGNIAIGDNVRIGAGSVVLRDVPPDFTVVGVPGRMVHPSGERVNPLEHGKLPDSEGKVIRLLLERIELLEQQVANLQKQQSEQQWESDYRSCSETDREPVLCRLGDREIEEFLGGTL; translated from the coding sequence GTGCTAAATTCACTAATTGCTGACTTTCGGATTATTTTCGAGCGAGATCCCGCCGCCCGCAATTGGTTAGAGGTGCTTTTTTGCTATCCTGGTTTACAAGCTCTACTAATACACAGATTTTCCCATCGCCTTTATACTCTGGGGCTACCTTTCTTCCCCCGCTTAATGTCCCACATTGCCCGTTTTTTAACCGGCATTGAAATTCACCCGGGGGCCCAAATTGGCCAGGGGGTATTCATCGACCATGGCATGGGAGTAGTGATTGGTGAAACCGCGATTGTGGGCGATTATTCCTTGATCTACCAGGGGGTAACGTTAGGGGGAACGGGAAAAGAAAGTGGCAAACGCCATCCCACCCTGGGGGAAAACGTGGTGGTGGGGGCTGGGGCTAAGGTTTTAGGTAATATTGCCATCGGCGATAATGTACGTATTGGGGCTGGTTCGGTGGTTTTGCGGGATGTGCCGCCGGATTTCACTGTGGTGGGGGTGCCTGGCCGCATGGTCCATCCTTCCGGGGAAAGGGTAAATCCTTTGGAGCATGGCAAATTACCAGACTCGGAAGGTAAAGTAATTCGTCTTCTGTTGGAGCGCATTGAACTTTTGGAGCAACAGGTGGCCAACTTACAAAAACAACAGTCGGAACAGCAGTGGGAATCGGATTATCGTTCTTGCTCGGAAACTGACCGGGAACCCGTGCTCTGTCGCCTTGGCGATCGGGAGATTGAAGAATTTTTGGGTGGTACGCTGTAG
- a CDS encoding carbonic anhydrase — MGGWNSINGDRMQRLIEGLQKFREGYFSSHRDLFEQLSHGQHPRILFICCSDSRVDPNLITQSEVGDLFVIRNAGNIIPPYGAANGGEGAAMEYALVALEINQIIVCGHSHCGAMKGLLKLNSLQEKLPLVFDWLKHTEATRRLVLDNYGHLEGEDLIEVTVAENILTQLKNLQTYPAIHSRLHKGNLSLHGWIYRIETGEVLAYDGVLHDFVPPQSRINALEPEYGYELHPNSPLISYDSFKVPGKTPPQNGNGKKSPSPQLSPLPGFGHLPKEQAERIYRGSR, encoded by the coding sequence ATGGGAGGCTGGAATTCCATTAACGGCGATCGTATGCAAAGACTCATCGAGGGACTACAAAAATTTCGAGAGGGTTATTTTTCCTCCCACCGTGACCTCTTTGAGCAACTTTCCCACGGCCAACATCCCCGTATTTTGTTCATCTGCTGTTCTGATTCCCGGGTGGATCCCAATCTAATCACCCAGTCGGAAGTGGGCGATCTGTTTGTTATTCGCAACGCTGGCAACATCATTCCCCCCTACGGAGCGGCCAACGGTGGGGAAGGGGCTGCTATGGAATATGCCCTAGTGGCACTGGAAATTAATCAGATCATTGTCTGTGGCCATTCCCATTGTGGAGCCATGAAGGGTTTGCTGAAACTCAATTCTCTTCAAGAAAAACTACCTCTGGTGTTCGATTGGCTGAAGCACACAGAAGCTACCCGTCGCCTGGTGTTGGATAACTATGGCCATCTGGAAGGGGAAGATTTGATTGAAGTTACTGTGGCGGAAAATATTCTCACCCAACTGAAAAATCTCCAAACCTATCCCGCCATCCATTCCCGGCTCCATAAGGGTAATCTTTCCCTCCATGGCTGGATTTATCGCATTGAGACCGGCGAGGTTTTGGCTTATGACGGAGTGCTCCACGATTTTGTCCCGCCCCAAAGCCGCATTAACGCTCTAGAACCGGAATATGGGTATGAATTACACCCTAACTCCCCTTTGATTTCCTACGATTCTTTCAAGGTTCCTGGTAAAACTCCCCCCCAGAATGGCAACGGGAAAAAGTCCCCTTCCCCCCAACTTTCCCCTCTGCCAGGTTTTGGTCATCTACCGAAGGAACAGGCGGAGCGTATTTATCGGGGTTCCCGGTAA
- a CDS encoding bifunctional pantoate--beta-alanine ligase/(d)CMP kinase, translating into MVQVFRTIAGLQTYLRNAGRGKSIGLVPTMGALHAGHGSLLKRAIAETDLVVLSIFVNPLQFGPQEDLERYPRNFDGDRQWAESLGVAAIFAPTVADLGIDTKGGQTSVLPPPAMTEILCGAHRPGHFQGVATIVTKLFTIICPDVAYFGEKDAQQLAIVRRLVRDLNLTVNIRSCPTVREESGLAMSSRNQYLTSQEKEQAAVLYRSLQAAQQQYRHGDRQASSLLTSAEAILATEPAVKVQYLQLVEADILQPITGELPGQSPVLMAIAAYVGQTRLIDNLVLNNRLPIIAIDGPAGAGKSTVTRQVADRLELTYLDTGAMYRALAWLILNQGVDSQDEAAVAELTSPAEIELISRPAPQLTGVKVNGQDVSDAIRTPTVTQLVSTIAAQGAVRAKLLKLQRQYGDRGGIVAEGRDIGTQVFPNAELKIFLTASVQERARRRLKDFEAQGNQTVDLSQLEADIAQRDYLDSTRAIAPLQKAGDAVEIVSDDLTIAEVVEIIIDLYKAI; encoded by the coding sequence ATGGTGCAGGTTTTTCGGACAATAGCAGGGTTACAAACCTATCTCCGCAATGCTGGTCGGGGTAAATCCATTGGCTTGGTGCCCACCATGGGGGCCCTCCACGCTGGCCATGGTAGTTTGCTCAAACGGGCCATAGCAGAAACGGATCTGGTGGTGCTGTCTATTTTTGTCAATCCGCTCCAGTTTGGTCCCCAGGAGGATTTAGAACGTTACCCCCGCAATTTTGATGGCGATCGCCAATGGGCGGAATCTTTAGGGGTGGCAGCAATTTTTGCTCCGACGGTGGCGGATTTAGGCATTGACACCAAGGGAGGTCAAACCAGCGTACTCCCTCCCCCGGCTATGACAGAGATTTTATGTGGGGCCCATCGTCCCGGCCATTTCCAGGGAGTGGCCACCATTGTCACCAAATTGTTCACCATTATCTGCCCTGATGTGGCCTATTTCGGTGAAAAAGATGCCCAACAATTGGCCATTGTGCGTCGCCTAGTGCGGGATTTAAACTTAACCGTTAATATCCGTAGTTGCCCTACGGTACGGGAAGAGTCCGGCTTGGCCATGAGTTCCCGCAATCAATATTTGACCAGTCAGGAAAAGGAACAGGCTGCGGTGCTATACCGAAGTTTACAAGCCGCCCAACAACAATATCGCCATGGCGATCGCCAAGCGTCTTCCCTGTTAACCAGCGCTGAGGCAATTTTGGCCACGGAACCGGCCGTTAAGGTGCAATATTTGCAACTGGTGGAAGCTGACATCCTCCAGCCCATTACCGGGGAGTTACCTGGTCAAAGTCCCGTCCTAATGGCGATCGCCGCCTATGTGGGTCAAACCCGTTTAATTGATAATCTTGTGCTAAATAATCGACTGCCCATTATTGCCATTGATGGCCCCGCTGGAGCTGGAAAATCCACCGTAACCAGGCAAGTGGCGGACCGTTTGGAGTTGACCTATTTAGACACTGGGGCCATGTACCGGGCCTTGGCCTGGCTGATTTTGAATCAAGGCGTTGATTCCCAGGATGAAGCGGCCGTAGCGGAACTGACCAGCCCGGCTGAAATTGAACTAATTTCCCGCCCTGCGCCCCAGTTAACCGGCGTGAAGGTAAATGGACAGGATGTCAGCGATGCTATTCGTACCCCAACAGTAACCCAGTTGGTTTCCACCATTGCTGCCCAGGGAGCCGTTCGGGCCAAGTTGCTAAAACTACAAAGACAATATGGCGATCGAGGGGGAATAGTGGCGGAAGGTCGGGATATTGGTACCCAGGTTTTTCCCAATGCAGAACTGAAAATTTTCCTCACCGCTTCAGTGCAGGAACGGGCCCGCCGTCGCCTCAAAGATTTTGAAGCCCAGGGCAATCAGACCGTGGATTTATCCCAATTGGAAGCGGACATTGCCCAACGGGATTACCTCGACAGCACCAGGGCGATCGCCCCTTTGCAAAAAGCAGGGGATGCGGTAGAAATTGTCAGCGACGACCTCACCATTGCCGAGGTGGTAGAGATAATTATTGATCTTTACAAAGCAATTTAA
- a CDS encoding transposase, which produces MLAKAGGEVIFLPPYSPKLDKIEKFWTKLKRYLSRLISNGESLISSALNV; this is translated from the coding sequence TTGCTAGCAAAAGCCGGGGGTGAGGTCATATTCTTGCCACCATATTCACCGAAATTGGACAAAATTGAGAAGTTCTGGACAAAACTAAAACGCTATCTTTCTCGGTTGATTAGCAATGGAGAGTCGCTTATTTCTTCTGCATTGAATGTATAG
- the groL gene encoding chaperonin GroEL (60 kDa chaperone family; promotes refolding of misfolded polypeptides especially under stressful conditions; forms two stacked rings of heptamers to form a barrel-shaped 14mer; ends can be capped by GroES; misfolded proteins enter the barrel where they are refolded when GroES binds), whose amino-acid sequence MSKLISFKDESRRSLEAGINALADAVRITLGPKGRNVLLEKKYGAPQIVNDGITVAKEIELSNPEENAGAKLIQEVASKTKEIAGDGTTTATIIAQALVREGLRNVAAGANPVALRRGIEKVTTFLVQEIEALAKPVEGSAIAQVATVSSGNDPEVGAMIADAMDKVTKDGVITVEESKSLNTELEVVEGMQIDRGYISPYFITDSDRQLVEFDNPLILITDKKISAIADLVPVLESVARAGRPLLIIAEDIEGEALATLVVNKARGVLNVAAIKAPAFGDRRKAVLQDIAILTGGSVISEDIGLSLDTVSLDQLGQAVKATLEKDNTILVAGADKRASAGVKERIEQLRKEYAASDSDYDKEKIQERIAKLAGGVAVIKVGAATETELKDRKLRIEDALNATKAAVEEGIVPGGGTTLIRLAAKIQGFKGQLSNDEERVAADIIAKALEAPLHQLGSNAGVEGSVIVEKVKEATGNQGYNVITGKIEDLIAAGIIDPAKVVRSALQNAASIAGMVLTTEALVVEKPEPAAPAMPDMGGMGGMGGMGGMGGMGMM is encoded by the coding sequence ATGTCTAAACTTATTTCCTTTAAGGATGAATCCAGACGTTCTTTGGAAGCGGGGATTAATGCCCTGGCCGATGCAGTACGCATTACCCTCGGCCCCAAAGGTCGCAACGTCTTATTAGAAAAAAAGTACGGTGCTCCCCAGATTGTCAACGATGGCATCACCGTCGCTAAGGAAATTGAGCTCTCCAACCCGGAAGAAAATGCTGGGGCTAAGTTAATCCAGGAAGTTGCTTCCAAAACCAAGGAAATTGCTGGAGATGGCACCACCACCGCCACCATCATTGCCCAAGCTTTAGTCCGGGAAGGTTTACGGAACGTGGCCGCCGGCGCTAACCCTGTGGCTCTCCGTCGGGGCATTGAAAAAGTCACCACTTTTCTCGTTCAAGAAATCGAAGCCTTGGCTAAACCCGTCGAAGGTTCGGCGATCGCCCAGGTGGCCACCGTATCCTCCGGCAACGATCCCGAAGTGGGTGCCATGATTGCCGATGCCATGGACAAAGTCACCAAAGACGGAGTCATCACCGTAGAAGAATCCAAATCCCTCAACACCGAGTTAGAAGTGGTGGAAGGGATGCAGATTGATCGGGGTTATATTTCCCCCTACTTCATCACCGATAGTGATCGCCAATTGGTGGAGTTTGATAATCCTTTAATCCTAATCACCGACAAAAAAATTAGCGCCATTGCTGACCTGGTGCCCGTATTGGAAAGCGTTGCCCGGGCCGGTCGTCCCCTGTTAATCATTGCGGAAGACATTGAAGGAGAAGCCCTCGCCACCCTGGTGGTTAACAAAGCTCGGGGTGTACTCAACGTAGCCGCCATTAAGGCCCCCGCCTTTGGCGATCGGCGTAAAGCTGTGCTGCAAGACATTGCCATCCTCACCGGTGGTAGCGTCATTTCCGAAGACATTGGTTTGAGTCTTGACACCGTCAGCCTCGATCAATTGGGCCAAGCCGTTAAAGCCACCTTGGAAAAAGACAACACCATCCTGGTTGCTGGGGCCGACAAACGGGCCTCCGCTGGAGTTAAGGAGCGCATTGAGCAGTTACGGAAGGAATATGCCGCTTCCGATTCTGATTACGACAAAGAAAAAATCCAAGAACGCATCGCCAAACTAGCCGGTGGTGTAGCCGTGATTAAAGTCGGTGCTGCTACGGAAACCGAACTCAAGGATCGTAAGCTCCGCATTGAAGATGCCCTCAACGCCACTAAAGCCGCTGTGGAAGAAGGCATTGTTCCCGGCGGTGGCACAACCCTAATTCGTTTAGCCGCTAAAATCCAAGGCTTTAAAGGACAGTTGAGTAACGATGAAGAACGGGTTGCCGCTGACATCATTGCCAAAGCCCTGGAAGCTCCTCTCCACCAATTGGGCAGTAATGCTGGGGTAGAAGGCTCTGTGATTGTCGAAAAGGTCAAAGAAGCCACGGGTAATCAGGGTTACAACGTCATCACTGGCAAAATTGAAGACCTGATCGCCGCTGGTATCATCGACCCCGCCAAAGTGGTGCGTTCCGCTTTGCAAAATGCCGCTTCCATTGCTGGTATGGTATTGACCACTGAAGCTTTGGTGGTGGAAAAGCCTGAACCTGCGGCCCCTGCTATGCCCGATATGGGTGGCATGGGCGGAATGGGAGGTATGGGCGGCATGGGTGGCATGGGCATGATGTAA
- a CDS encoding ABC transporter ATP-binding protein — protein sequence MVASTPIAAKKPSIEGHVVETWEISKTYRTGFWLNQKVESLKPLSIAVQEGETFGLLGPNGAGKTTLLKILLGVIRSTGGRGTLLGKPIGDRQTKQRVGYLPENAYFYDFLTAWEFLDYIGSLFQIGKQERQRRILAMCDLVGLAQKTAKKKQLRQYSKGMLQRVGMAQALINDPEVVFLDEPMSGLDPLGRYQVREIILSLKEQGKTIFFNSHILADVEQICDRIAILARGELLCSGSLAEVLGNDEGYQVVLQGGEEEQLSKYLRNLSREQDVWHGHYQGDAQALVDALPSLNARLISMNLARPSLEDYFIRQLRERGITTSQ from the coding sequence ATGGTCGCGTCAACCCCGATCGCCGCAAAGAAACCCTCCATTGAGGGTCATGTGGTGGAAACCTGGGAAATTAGTAAAACCTACCGCACCGGTTTTTGGCTCAACCAAAAAGTAGAGTCCCTTAAACCTTTGTCCATTGCCGTTCAGGAGGGGGAAACCTTTGGCCTATTGGGCCCCAATGGGGCAGGTAAAACTACCCTATTGAAAATTTTACTGGGGGTAATCCGCTCCACCGGCGGCCGGGGTACTTTACTGGGTAAACCCATCGGCGATCGCCAGACTAAGCAACGGGTAGGCTATCTGCCGGAAAATGCCTACTTTTATGACTTCTTAACCGCCTGGGAATTTTTGGACTATATCGGCAGTCTATTTCAAATTGGTAAACAGGAACGGCAACGGCGCATTCTAGCCATGTGTGACCTGGTGGGCCTGGCCCAAAAAACCGCTAAAAAGAAGCAGTTGCGACAATACTCCAAAGGTATGTTGCAAAGAGTGGGGATGGCCCAGGCATTAATCAATGACCCCGAAGTGGTCTTCCTGGATGAACCCATGTCCGGTTTAGACCCCCTAGGGCGCTACCAAGTGCGGGAAATTATCCTCTCCCTCAAAGAGCAAGGCAAAACCATCTTTTTCAACTCCCACATTTTGGCGGACGTGGAGCAAATTTGTGACCGCATTGCCATTTTGGCCCGGGGAGAATTGCTTTGCAGTGGTTCCCTCGCAGAAGTGCTGGGCAACGACGAAGGTTATCAAGTGGTGTTGCAGGGCGGAGAAGAGGAACAATTGAGCAAATATTTACGCAATCTTAGTCGGGAACAGGATGTTTGGCACGGCCATTACCAGGGGGATGCCCAAGCCCTAGTGGATGCACTACCCAGCCTCAATGCCCGTTTGATCAGCATGAACCTGGCCCGTCCTTCCCTAGAAGATTATTTCATCCGTCAATTGCGGGAACGGGGCATCACCACCAGCCAGTAA
- a CDS encoding pentapeptide repeat-containing protein: MATEKILMVDNSQVQTILSQYQGGKRNFQNLALRRIDFHGISLVGADFSGSDFGEANLRGANLQGCNFQEAYFNSADLSGANLEEANLKRASLLKTFLLKANLRGTHLEEAIFVGAVLTRANLEGAYLQGASLTGADLAGAKLTDAQYNDQTRFDIGFNPEKLALKKVTESGTNVAQVGATNSVNRAVTNQSPLPNGLSVEDLLLTFEHLGNLGNHYLGNTMAGRYLQSTQPKGEWFAQFEVDKKSVKLSYKGSKEDKLTPEQIEAAQGWAQQYVKSCTMIFKTFPTMIKTDQCVFNVIG; encoded by the coding sequence TTGGCAACGGAAAAAATTCTGATGGTAGATAATAGTCAAGTCCAAACAATCCTCAGTCAGTACCAGGGAGGAAAACGCAACTTTCAGAATTTGGCCCTACGGCGCATTGATTTTCACGGTATTAGTTTGGTGGGGGCAGATTTCAGCGGCTCAGACTTTGGTGAAGCTAACCTACGGGGGGCAAATTTACAGGGCTGTAACTTCCAAGAGGCCTATTTCAACAGTGCTGACCTGTCCGGGGCTAATCTCGAAGAGGCCAACCTTAAACGGGCATCTTTACTCAAAACTTTTTTGCTCAAGGCTAATTTGCGGGGAACCCACTTAGAAGAGGCTATTTTTGTGGGGGCTGTGTTGACCAGAGCCAACCTTGAAGGGGCTTATTTACAGGGAGCTTCATTGACGGGGGCGGATTTGGCCGGAGCAAAGTTGACTGATGCCCAGTACAATGACCAAACTCGATTTGATATTGGTTTTAACCCAGAAAAATTGGCATTGAAAAAGGTGACGGAAAGTGGAACTAATGTTGCCCAAGTTGGTGCCACAAACTCTGTTAATCGGGCAGTGACGAATCAATCTCCTTTACCCAATGGTCTGAGTGTGGAGGATTTATTGTTAACTTTCGAGCATTTAGGCAATTTGGGTAATCATTATCTCGGTAATACCATGGCTGGTCGGTATCTCCAGTCAACCCAGCCAAAAGGGGAATGGTTTGCCCAATTTGAAGTGGATAAAAAGAGCGTTAAACTAAGCTATAAAGGTTCTAAAGAAGATAAGTTAACCCCGGAGCAAATAGAAGCCGCCCAAGGATGGGCCCAGCAATATGTAAAGTCCTGCACAATGATTTTCAAGACTTTTCCCACCATGATCAAAACAGACCAATGTGTTTTTAATGTCATTGGCTAG
- a CDS encoding cache domain-containing protein, whose translation MQRWRRRFLSYLILACLFWTSLIAFSTYITLRQARVEPTFESLEQVSELKAEQLDHWFDQLKTDFKADLENFEVRKNANILLGKKLNNSVEYQEAYRYFYQYFSQRQQRLATSLITNNGMVIFSTDPDREGQYQPLQNTTTYFKLENIDKAIPNFYQSTINQMPAITLATPLLNQSEKRVGVLTIDLNLSDLDQLMGQSIVPTEQIKELATIMESYLVGRLSLTTNTIVSNNFSQGQNGKNNDKNNNQIPRLESYGIDRGLGTESGQAMYLNHNQIPVLGVYRWLPAYRFVLLVEVEQAKVFDSARHLAGQLFGSGLLLTTVASISLCLTKNSPF comes from the coding sequence ATGCAACGTTGGCGACGCCGTTTCCTAAGCTACTTGATTTTGGCTTGTTTATTTTGGACTAGTTTGATTGCTTTCTCCACCTACATCACCCTGCGCCAAGCCAGAGTTGAACCTACCTTTGAGAGCTTGGAACAAGTCTCAGAACTCAAAGCCGAGCAATTAGATCATTGGTTTGACCAATTAAAAACTGATTTTAAAGCGGATCTAGAGAATTTTGAAGTCAGAAAGAATGCCAATATTTTGCTAGGTAAAAAATTGAATAATAGTGTGGAGTATCAAGAAGCTTACCGTTATTTTTATCAGTATTTTAGCCAAAGACAGCAACGTCTTGCCACCTCTTTAATTACCAACAATGGCATGGTAATTTTTTCCACCGATCCAGACCGAGAAGGGCAATATCAGCCCTTACAAAATACTACAACTTACTTTAAGTTAGAAAATATTGATAAGGCTATCCCTAACTTTTACCAGTCCACTATTAACCAAATGCCAGCCATTACCCTGGCGACCCCCCTCCTCAACCAGTCGGAAAAAAGGGTGGGGGTGCTGACCATAGATTTGAACTTATCTGACCTTGACCAATTAATGGGTCAATCCATCGTCCCAACAGAACAGATCAAGGAATTAGCGACGATTATGGAAAGTTATTTAGTCGGAAGACTATCCTTAACCACTAATACCATTGTCAGCAACAACTTTTCTCAGGGGCAGAATGGGAAAAATAATGACAAGAATAACAACCAAATTCCTAGATTGGAAAGTTATGGCATTGATAGAGGCTTAGGAACAGAAAGTGGCCAAGCTATGTATTTGAATCATAATCAAATTCCTGTTTTAGGCGTTTATCGTTGGTTGCCCGCATATCGTTTTGTCTTGTTAGTGGAAGTTGAGCAAGCAAAAGTGTTTGATTCGGCTCGACATCTAGCCGGGCAATTGTTTGGCAGTGGTTTATTGTTAACTACGGTGGCGTCAATTAGCTTGTGCCTAACAAAAAATTCCCCTTTTTAA